Proteins encoded by one window of Thunnus thynnus chromosome 3, fThuThy2.1, whole genome shotgun sequence:
- the tbc1d1 gene encoding TBC1 domain family member 1 isoform X3, which produces MADGMKARLQRFNLFNVKQEQKDVPEIISTLRQAGKSSARSNDTTSNKTSTGSGGTEPSETCLNFSSLSTTTSSAAHAAAVSPTAFAKKFEVLFCGRVSVAHKKAPPALIDECIEKFSQLHGSGTTDKGGSSGGLVGGLKRALAFQSNGLGSVAVGNGAAGSPTTGNRPVLFKRDPSFPSLQALDENGLSPEISHANTTDAHTRSPGVQPTSLQENRTMLFTVGRSQIFLVSPDTKKVAIEKSFREISFCSQGIRHVDHFGFICRETVEGGSCHFVCYVFQCTDESLVDEIMLTLKQAFSVAALQQNAKTQSQQCDSCPMQQLHRLCERIEGLHPSKTKLELQKHLATLDNQEQASVFENTMRARPKSDQEENELIMASLRNLYEERQRSHQHTLPGDSKQVCEEAAPGPAEAQQQSSSRQRLEQFKSRAKRSLTESLEGIWKGSSKARAQRENSEGSDSSSSICTVNSSQDQSCYDDPLPASSQLRPTSPLRCHNSTGDLKRLDTSLPQSPSSSSLPGDAQPQGFRRRASTFSHPPTPSSAEYSPMHTISHTPQDPTAATKPKLVRHYSVSTDTPHQSKHVSTDSTLPPVPPCSSSPLLPHHPSSPSAGIRLSKRSPLGGLRARLHSSSSVPNFLKFQFLAPVQENDCPETKSSDVAALSTPSAACAVGESPLRSHRHSWRQQIFLRVATPQKNTETSERGDSCLDGGRVCVGQVVGGGSGDSSMRVVPEERTKRSKEELRELWRKAILQQILLQRMERENQKLQASESDLQNKRLKLDYEEITPCLKEVTLVWEKMLGTPGRAKVKFDTETIHAAVAQGVPRQHRGEIWKFLSEQYVLRQTVPSRTPTNHTPYKELLKQLTSQQHAILIDLGRTFPTHPYFQAQLGAGQLSLYNLLKAYSLLDPEVGYCQGLSFIAGVLLLHMGEEDAFNMLKFLMYDVGLRKQYRPDMIILQIQMYQLSRLLHDYHRDLYSHLEQQEIGPSLYATPWFLTAFASHFPLGFVARVFDMLFLQGSEVIFKVALSLLGSHKPLILQHDSLESIVDFIKTTLPNLGLVQMEKTINQVCEMDVSKQLQAYEVEYHVLQDELLDTPPTLNQHQRAAQLERTNQSLRQQNLDLLEELQVSHARVCSLESRVEALVQSEGQLKEQVSALEEEKKQLVSTVTRLQDLLASLGIQTTPDGHKLPPAL; this is translated from the exons GTCCCTGAGATCATCAGTACGCTGAGGCAGGCTGGCAAGAGCTCCGCACGCAGCAATGACACCACATCCAACAAAACTTCAACAGGGTCTGGAGGCACTGAACCGTCAGAGACATGCCTcaacttttcttctctttccacAACGACAAGTTCTGCAgcacatgctgctgctgtgtcaccGACAGCCTTTGCCAAGAAGTTCGAGGTGCTGTTTTGTGGCCGTGTGAGTGTTGCTCACAAGAAAGCCCCTCCCGCCCTTATTGATGAGTGCATTGAGAAGTTTAGCCAGTTGCATGGCTCAGGGACGACTGATAAAGGAGGAAGTAGCGGGGGATTGGTGGGTGGGCTGAAGAGGGCGTTAGCCTTCCAATCCAACGGTCTCGGGAGTGTTGCCGTAGGTAATGGTGCTGCAGGAAGTCCCACCACTGGGAATCGCCCCGTCCTGTTCAAACGAGACCCCAGCTTCCCCTCTCTGCAGGCCCTGGATGAGAATGGGCTCTCTCCAGAGATCTCTCACGCCAACACTACTGATGCACACACCCGCTCACCAGGAGTACAGCCCACCAGCCTGCAGGAGAACAGGACCATGCTGTTCACG gTGGGCAGGTCGCAGATCTTCTTGGTTAGTCCAGACACTAAGAAAGTTGCCATAGAGAAGAGTTTCAGGGAAATCTCCTTCTGCTCACAG GGTATTCGTCACGTGGATCACTTTGGCTTCATTTGCAGGGAGACGGTGGAAGGGGGGAGCTGCCACTTTGTTTGCTATGTCTTCCAGTGTACAGATGAATCACTG GTAGATGAGATCATGCTGACTTTGAAGCAGGCGTTCTCTGTAGCAGCCCTGCAGCAAAATGCAAAGACCCAGAGCCAGCAGTGTGACAGCTGCCCCATGCAGCAGCTCCACAGACTGTGTGAGAGAATAGAAG gtctgCACCCATCTAAAACCAAGCTGGAGCTTCAGAAACACTTGGCCACTCTTGACAACCAGGAGCAAGCGTCAGTCTTTGAAAACACTATg agGGCTCGTCCGAAGAGTGACCAGGAAGAAAATGAGCTGATAATGGCATCTTTGAGGAATCTGTatgaggagagacagaggagccATCAGCACACACTGCCTGGGGACAGCAAACAG GTGTGTGAGGAGGCAGCTCCAGGACCAGCGGAGGCACAGCAGCAGAGTAGCAGTCGGCAGCGTCTCGAGCAGTTCAAGAGCCGAGCCAAGCGCTCGCTCACTGAGTCCCTGGAGGGCATCTGGAAG GGGAGCAGCAAGGCCAGAGCTCAAAGGGAAAACAGTGAAGGAAGTGACAGCAGCTCTTCCATTTGTACTGTCAACAGCAGCCAGGACCAGTCTTGCTACGATGACCCCCTCCCAGCCTCCTCCCAGCTGCGACCCACCAGCCCACTCAG GTGCCATAACTCAACAGGAGACCTGAAGCGCCTTGACACCTCTCTTCCCCagtctccttcctcctcctctttaccCGGGGACGCTCAGCCGCAGGGCTTCCGTCGAAGGGCCAGCACCTTCAGCCACCCTCCCACCCCCTCCTCAGCGGAGTACTCACCGATGCACACAATAAGTCACACACCACAGGACCCTACCGCTGCTACCAAGCCTAAGCTCGTACGACACTACTCTGTCAGCACCGACACTCCACACCAGAGCAA ACATGTCTCAACCGACTCCACccttcctcctgttcctccttGCTCTTCATCCCCTCTGCTCCCTCATCATCCTTCCTCCCCTTCTGCTGGGATCAGGCTCAGTAAAAGAAG TCCTCTGGGTGGTCTGCGGGCTCgtctccactcctcctcctctgtccctaattttctgaaatttcaATTTCTGGCCCCTGTCCAAGAGAATGATTGTCCCGAAACAAagagcag tgatgTAGCAGCTCTCTCCACACCAAGTGCAGCATGTGCGGTAGGGGAAAGCCCTCTACGCAGCCACCGTCACTCCTGGAGGCAGCAGATCTTCCTACGGGTCGCTACAcctcagaaaaacactgaaaccagcg AGCGTGGGGATTCCTGTCTAGACGGGGGTCGGGTGTGTGTGGGCCAGGTGGTCGGTGGAGGAAGTGGGGACTCGTCCATGAGGGTGGTGCCTGAAGAACGGACAAAGAGGAGCAAAGAGGAGCTGAGGGAGCTCTGGAGGAAGGCCATCCTGCAGCAGATCCTGCTGCagaggatggagagggagaaCCAGAAACTACAGG CCTCAGAGAGTGACCTGCAGAACAAACGCCTGAAGCTAGACTATGAGGAAATCACTCCGTGTCTGAAGGAGGTCACTCTGGTGTGGGAGAAGATGCTGGGAACTCCTGGAAGGGCAAAGGTCAAATTTGACACAGAGACGATACATGCTGCAGTTGCACAAG GTGTCCCAAGGCAGCATCGAGGCGAGATCTGGAAGTTTCTCTCGGAGCAGTACGTGCTCAGGCAGACGGTACCCTCCCGAACCCCAACCAATCACACTCCGTACAAAGAGCTGCTGAAACAGCTCACCTCACAGCAGCACGCCATCCTCATAGATCTGG GTCGCACTTTTCCCACTCATCCATATTTCCAAGCGCAGCTGGGGGCAGGACAGCTGTCTCTGTATAATTTATTGAAGGCCTACTCACTGCTGGACCCTGAG GTGGGCTACTGCCAGGGCCTGTCCTTCATTGCGGGAGTGCTGCTGTTACACATGGGGGAAGAGGACGCCTTCAACATGCTGAAATTTCTAATGTATGACGTCGGGCTCCGCAAACAGTACAGGCCTGACATGATTATCCTGCAG ATTCAGATGTACCAGTTGTCGCGGCTGCTCCATGACTACCACAGGGATCTATACAGCCATCTTGAGCAGCAAGAGATCGGACCCAGTTTATACGCCACCCCCTGGTTCCTCACCGCCTTTGCCTCACACTTCCCCCTCGGCTTCGTGGCCAGAGTCTTTG ATATGTTATTTCtgcaggggtcagaggtcatcttCAAGGTTGCTCTGAGTCTGCTGGGGAGCCACAAGCCTCTGATCCTTCAGCACGACAGCCTGGAGTCCATAGTGGACTTCATCAAGACCACACTGCCCAACCTGGGCCTGGTGCAGATGGAGAAAACCATCAACCAG GTGTGTGAGATGGACGTGTCAAAGCAGCTCCAGGCCTATGAGGTGGAGTACCATGTCTTGCAGGATGAGCTGCTGGATACGCCTCCGACCCTCAACCAACACCAGCGAGCCGCACAGCTGGAGAGGACCAATCAGAGCCTCCGACAGCAGAACCTCGACCTGcttgaggagctgcag GTGTCCCACGCTCGCGTGTGCAGCCTGGAGAGTCGAGTGGAGGCTTTGGTCCAGTCAGAGGGCCAGCTGAAGGAGCAGGTCTCTGCtctggaagaggagaagaagcagctggtgaGCACCGTCACACGACTCCAGGACCTCCTCGCCAGCCTCGGCATACAAACAACCCCAGACGGACACAAACTCCCCCCCGCCCTCTGA